Sequence from the uncultured Draconibacterium sp. genome:
GGTTATACGCTTGTTTTTTTATCGTGTGCGAGAAAAACAGGTACGTTTTTCCGGGCAGAAAATCCTCGATACGAACCTCTTTTACGCCCAGTAAAACATCGCAATCCGAAAGATCTTCCTGTAACGGAATACCCAAAGCACTGTACTCTTCGTCTTTATAACTTCGTATGGGGCTGGGTTGAACAACAATTGAAACATGCGGAAATGTTTGTTGCACTTCCACACATTGTTGCGGGGTTAGCGGAACACGCTTATCGGGAGGTGTTTTCCCTTCTCTCAGAATACCTATAATCATGGATTTGAAATTTTTCCGAATGTACGAAAATTTAAATATTCGGATACAAAACACGCGAACAAAGCCCGAAAAGGAGTGGCAGTTGAATTGGCGATCAAAACAGAATCACTATTTTTAGCTGCAAATCAACTAAACTAACTAAATAGCAAAACATGACTGTCAAAATTATTTCACAACGAATTTTAATCCTTGTTTTAGTTGCTTTCACAGGTTTTGGTTGTGCCAATCAGCAGAAAGAAGAAAGCAAACAGCGACCAAATATTGTCTTCATCATGAGCGACGACCACGCTTTTCAGGCCATTAGTGCTTATGGTGGTCCGTTGGCCAAACTGGCGCCAACTCCAAGTATCGACCGGCTGGCCGAGGGTGGAATGCGTTTTAACCAGTGTATGGTTACCAATTCAATTTGCGGTCCTTCGCGGGCAACAATTCTTAGTGGAAAATACAGTCATTTAAACGGTTTTATTGATAACACCGGAGGCTCGCATTTTGATTTTAGTCAGAATTCGTACGCTAAAGTGCTGCAAAAGGCCGGGTACAAAACTGCGGTAATTGGTAAGTTGCATCTGGGAGGTACGCCAACCGGTTTCGATTATTTTGATATTCTTCCAGGGCAGGGCCGCTATTACAATCCACGCTTCATAAACCAGGAGGGAGAGTACAATATGGAAGGGTACACCACCGAAATTATTACCGACAAAACAATTAACTGGCTGGAAAGCGAAAAAGAATCGGAGCAGCCGTTTATGGTAATGATGTGGCACAAAGCACCTCACCGCCCCTGGGAACCCGGGCCCAATGAACTGGGAATGTATGAGAACACCACTTTCCCCGAGCCGGAAACATTGTTTGATAATTACGATACCCGCGATGCGGCGGCAAAAAACAACATGACTATTGCCAATACCATGTTTATCGACCGCGATTTGAAAATGACCGACAAACCCCGCGCCGGTTACACCGAAGAGCAACAAGAACAGTGGGAGGCTGTTTATCAGCCAATCTATGAAAAGTTCAGAGAAGAAAATCCTACCGGAAAAGAATTGGTGCGATTTAAATATCAGCGATACATGCGCGATTATCTGGCATGTATTTCGGCTGTCGATAAAAGTGTTGGAAAATTGCTGGATTACCTCAAAGAATCGGGTTTAGATAAAAATACGATCGTTATCTATTCGTCCGATCAGGGATTTTACCTGGGCGAACACGGTTGGTTTGATAAACGCTGGATGTATAAAGAGTCGTTAAATACACCATTGTTGGTTAGCTGGCCCGGAGTAATTAAAGCCGGATCGGTGAACAACGATTTGGTTTCGAACCTCGATTTTGCAGAAACGTTGATTGATGTTGCCGGTGCTGAAATTCCGGAAGAAATGCAGGGAGAAAGTCTGCTACCGATTTTTAATGGCGAAACTCCTGCCGACTGGCGCGATGCACACTACTATCATTACTACGAACATCCGTCGGAGCACGCGGTAATGCGCCACTATGGAATTACCACCGATAAATACAAACTCATTCACTTCTACTACGACATCGACGATTGGGAATTGTACGACCTGGAGAAAGATCCGATGGAAATGAATAATATTTACGACGATCCGGCTTATGCGGATGTTCAGGCACAACTACATATTCAGCTGGAAGAATTGCGCAAAAAGTATGGTGACAACGATGAGCTGAACCAGAAATTTATTGAGGAGTACAAGGAAAAGGTAAAAGCCAATCCACGAATTGAATACTGGAAATACTGGTAGCTGAAGTCGTAAGTTTGCTGCATAATTATCAACTGCCGGTGAGACAGATGTTCAAGAACAGCATCTAAAAATAAGTTCGTTTATCTGTAAAACCTAAATTTATAAATCGTAAGCAATTCAATAATTAAAACGAAACCCGATGATTCAAAAATCGCTTATTCTTGTTTTCCTGATCGTGATGGCGTGTTCAGGAATTTTGCAAGCACAAAACACATTTCGTGTAACCGTTGACGAAGTAAAAAACGGAAAGATAAAAATAGAACCGGCTATTCCTGATAATGGGCA
This genomic interval carries:
- a CDS encoding sulfatase, which codes for MTVKIISQRILILVLVAFTGFGCANQQKEESKQRPNIVFIMSDDHAFQAISAYGGPLAKLAPTPSIDRLAEGGMRFNQCMVTNSICGPSRATILSGKYSHLNGFIDNTGGSHFDFSQNSYAKVLQKAGYKTAVIGKLHLGGTPTGFDYFDILPGQGRYYNPRFINQEGEYNMEGYTTEIITDKTINWLESEKESEQPFMVMMWHKAPHRPWEPGPNELGMYENTTFPEPETLFDNYDTRDAAAKNNMTIANTMFIDRDLKMTDKPRAGYTEEQQEQWEAVYQPIYEKFREENPTGKELVRFKYQRYMRDYLACISAVDKSVGKLLDYLKESGLDKNTIVIYSSDQGFYLGEHGWFDKRWMYKESLNTPLLVSWPGVIKAGSVNNDLVSNLDFAETLIDVAGAEIPEEMQGESLLPIFNGETPADWRDAHYYHYYEHPSEHAVMRHYGITTDKYKLIHFYYDIDDWELYDLEKDPMEMNNIYDDPAYADVQAQLHIQLEELRKKYGDNDELNQKFIEEYKEKVKANPRIEYWKYW